The Sandaracinus amylolyticus genomic interval CGAGCGCGGGGCGGAGGCGCTCCGCGCGCGCGGTCGTGCGATACGTCGACGTGCCCGCCCGGCGCGTGACCTCGACGAGGCCGAGCTCCTCCATGTCGCGCAGCCGCTGGGTGAGCACCTTGTCGCTCAACCCGGGCACGAGCGCGCGCAGCTCGGCGTAGCGCAGCGGGCCGTCCTTGAGGCGCGCGAGGAGCACCGTCTTCCACTTGCCCCCGAGCACCTCCATCGAGAGCTCGACCGGGCATCCGAACCGCCGCTGGAGATCGTGCGCCATCGCGCGAGCATCCGCGGGTCACGCGCGCGACGCCAGCGCGGCGCTGGTGCCGATCCACGCACCCAGCAGCGCGCCCACGAGCGCACCGGTCACCGCGCCGCACCCGAGCACGCCGAGCTGGAGCACCAGCAGCCGGAGCGCGTCGTAGTCGAGCTCGCGCGCGCCGAGCGAGATCGCGACGCCGATGATGGGCGCGAAGATCGGGAGCGGCGCGAGCGCGAAGAGCCACGCCCGCAGCGGCGAGAGCGCCGGCACCACCACGCGCACCAGCGCGGTGCCCATCACCACGGCCGCGAGCGCCGCGGCGATCGCGATGCCGTGCCCGCCGAACCACGGCGCGTCCATGCGCCCGAAGTGCCACGCCGCGAACGCGCCCGGCGCGACGCCGCCGAGCGCACCACCGAGCGCACCGAGCACGATCCGCGAGAGCGCGCGTCGCGCCAGCGCCACGCCGCCCGCG includes:
- a CDS encoding winged helix-turn-helix transcriptional regulator, which gives rise to MAHDLQRRFGCPVELSMEVLGGKWKTVLLARLKDGPLRYAELRALVPGLSDKVLTQRLRDMEELGLVEVTRRAGTSTYRTTARAERLRPALDALYACGVALAPEVGASVE